One Elusimicrobiota bacterium genomic window, GCCTGATGAAAAAATCTTTTTGAGTGATAAAATTCTGGTTCAAAGAACTAGAAGAGGAATGAAAAGAAAACTGATTTGTGCCTTCGATAATGAACAATATTACAACTTGAATCGTCTTTCTAACATCGTAATGAAAGACAATGCTTTTCAGTTGAAATATTGTTTGGGGATTCTTAATTCCTTTCTAATGGATTTTTATTTTCAAAAAAAGTTTAACGAATATGAAGTTAAGCCTGCTCATTTGAGACAAATCCCTATTAAACAGATCCCGGTCAAGGAACAGCAGATAGTAATCAATCTCGCAAGTAAAATGTTAGCTTTAAATGATGCGCTAGATAAATTGGGAGAGAAAATAACTGATGAACGGAAAAGGATTGAATCTGAGATTGAAAAAACAGATCAGAAGATTGACGAACTTGTCTATAATCTCTACGGCTTAACCAAAGAGGAAATAAGGATAATTGAGAAGGAAAGTATTGGGAAAACTTAAATATGAATAGTGTATTGCTTACAGGTGCTGGATTTACTTATAGTCTTACCGGTACATATCTGGCAAAAGATATCAAAAATCATCTGATAACAAAACTTAAAGTAAAAGACGATGCTCAAGAAGTTCTAAAAGAACTTAATATGTCATCTTATGAGGTAGTCTATCAAATGGCATGCATTGATAAAAGCATTAAAGGCGGAGCAAATCTTGCAGTTGCTATGCATGAGGTCTATGGAGAAATGGAAGGGCAGATAGTAAATAACTATTGGGCAGAATATCAAAAAAATCAAAATGATATAAAACATCCTCAAAATAAATTCAAAAGATTTTTAAGTAAATGTATAGCCAAAAATCAAGAGTTTTATTTTTTTACTACTAACCAAGATCGTTTCATCGAAAGCTCAGTTTTTGGAATTGACCGATATCCCAATCATAATTATTTGGGTTTAATAGACAATGATATTGATAAAATGAAAACCCCAGATATTAAGTTAAAAAAAGTATCAGAAATCATTAATAAGGGAAATAAGATAAAATCAATTATACCTTATAAGATATCAGAAAACTTTCATAAGACCCCTCGTTCTTTAAATTATGTGAAATTACATGGTTCATATCTTTGGTATGACTATAACGATACAAATGTTATGGTTATTGGTTCAGAGAAGACAAATGCAATTAAAAAGTGGGGATTGTTGAAATATTATTTTGATGTATTTGGTAATGAAATATCAAGACCAAATACTTCTTTGATTACTATTGGATATAGCTTTGGTGATGTTCATATTAATGAGATAATAGCTAGTGCAATTGATAAACATGGGCTATCATTGATAATATTTAATCCAATTTTGAAGGATGAATTAAATAATAAAATTGGGAAGAATAGTGTAAGCAAGGGATTGAAAGCCCATTATCAAGATTTCAAGGAAGTATTAGTGAACGATAAAATATTAGAGATGTTTAATTAAAGAATAAATACCAGGCTACACTAATTTGTAATTAGAAACAAAAGGAGGGGGCATGGCTTTCTTTAATGGTAAAAAAATAACAAGGGAGTCGAGTGATAGCCAAAAGAGTCCGACACAGGCTGACATTGAAAAAATGATAAAAATGTATAATGAGACACCGGATAGAAAATTTAATGTTCATTTTCCTATTTACTGTGATAGGTGCGGTTTTAAGTTGGGTGTTCCCAGAATCTTAGATGATGGTACGGTTTATGAGTGGCAATTAGATTTTGGTACTTTAACTTTCAGAAATAATTTATTTTTTTATGGCGGAAAAGAAAAGACAACAGGGTCAGACCTCAATGTTAGGAACTAATCGGCAGGAATACGTGACAGGCTTCTCTAAAAGGAGTGTTACATGCTCAAAGTATTAGAAAGTATTCCAGCAAATATTTGGTCAGTAGTTTTAGGATCTATAATTGCTTTCGGAGGTGTTTTGATCTCTGACCGGAGCCAAAGCAAACGACTGAAAATTCAATTAAAGCATGATTCTGAACTCAAGGCTATTGAGAGAAAAGCAGTTATGAGAAGAGAAGTATATCTAAATGCTGCAGAAGAGCT contains:
- a CDS encoding SIR2 family protein — protein: MNSVLLTGAGFTYSLTGTYLAKDIKNHLITKLKVKDDAQEVLKELNMSSYEVVYQMACIDKSIKGGANLAVAMHEVYGEMEGQIVNNYWAEYQKNQNDIKHPQNKFKRFLSKCIAKNQEFYFFTTNQDRFIESSVFGIDRYPNHNYLGLIDNDIDKMKTPDIKLKKVSEIINKGNKIKSIIPYKISENFHKTPRSLNYVKLHGSYLWYDYNDTNVMVIGSEKTNAIKKWGLLKYYFDVFGNEISRPNTSLITIGYSFGDVHINEIIASAIDKHGLSLIIFNPILKDELNNKIGKNSVSKGLKAHYQDFKEVLVNDKILEMFN